One stretch of Cryptosporangium aurantiacum DNA includes these proteins:
- a CDS encoding FAD-dependent oxidoreductase has translation MNTGVLFTPLRLGRLTLPNRLVMAPMGTCLDRDGFVTEDTVAYYRRRAEGGVGAITVEGCLVSPDSRGPEPRLCGPQYVPGLRRIVEAVRPHGTKVGVQLMHPGRQVTDGPSVAPSPVPLNSVAPTPHALTVPEIKRIVADYAQAARFAADAGFDFVEVHGAHGYLPSNFLSARHNVRTDAYGGTLANRARFSIEVAQAIGAACDLPLVWRLNGTDAEPGGFDVESAVAVARMLEDAGVASISVSSGTWLTLHQTLAPMAVPRGHMRPLARAVRQAVSVPVMAVGRLDSPNLAADVVASGDADLILLGRGLIAEPDWPNLVRAGRLGDVRPCIACNACVDLVGRGERARCAVNPEVGRELTWAVKPAATPRRVMVVGSGPSGLEAARIARLRGHRVSIWERDRTLGGKLTVAGAAPSKQEVLRFRDFQARLLVELGVEVHTSAPVSARTVERHHPDVVVVATGAEPLVPPIPGIDGPAVHDAQRLLLGEVTVEPGTRLVVVGGSATGCETAELMCARGAEVTIVEMAGSIGRGVEAITRRQLVKQLRRDGVRILTGAVVVGFEPGLVRWRPAGAGGEEETLDTDLVALAIGWRASGTAITTELALLGVDVRVLGDAEIPADFVRAVNAGADAGLTV, from the coding sequence GTGAACACCGGGGTGCTGTTCACGCCGCTCCGCCTGGGCCGGCTCACGCTTCCCAACCGGCTGGTCATGGCGCCGATGGGAACCTGCCTGGACCGGGACGGGTTCGTCACCGAGGACACGGTCGCCTACTACCGGCGGCGCGCCGAGGGCGGCGTCGGCGCGATCACGGTCGAGGGCTGTCTGGTCTCGCCGGACAGCCGCGGACCGGAGCCACGTCTGTGCGGACCGCAGTACGTGCCGGGCCTCCGCCGGATCGTCGAGGCGGTGCGGCCGCACGGCACGAAGGTCGGCGTCCAACTCATGCACCCGGGCCGGCAGGTGACCGACGGTCCGTCGGTCGCGCCGTCACCGGTTCCGCTGAACTCGGTCGCGCCGACCCCGCACGCGTTGACCGTCCCGGAGATCAAGCGGATCGTCGCCGACTACGCGCAGGCGGCGCGGTTCGCGGCGGACGCCGGCTTCGACTTCGTCGAGGTGCACGGCGCGCACGGTTACCTGCCGTCGAACTTCCTGTCGGCCCGGCACAACGTCCGTACCGACGCCTACGGCGGGACGCTCGCGAACCGGGCCCGGTTCTCGATCGAGGTGGCGCAGGCCATCGGCGCGGCGTGCGATCTGCCGCTCGTCTGGCGGCTCAACGGCACCGACGCCGAGCCCGGCGGGTTCGACGTGGAGTCGGCGGTGGCCGTCGCGCGGATGCTGGAGGACGCCGGCGTCGCGTCGATCTCGGTGTCCTCCGGGACCTGGCTAACGCTGCACCAGACGCTGGCGCCGATGGCGGTACCGCGCGGACACATGCGTCCGCTGGCGCGCGCGGTCCGGCAGGCCGTGTCGGTGCCGGTGATGGCGGTCGGGCGCCTGGACTCCCCGAACCTGGCCGCGGACGTCGTCGCCTCCGGGGACGCCGACCTGATCCTGCTCGGCCGCGGGCTGATCGCCGAGCCGGACTGGCCGAACCTCGTCCGCGCGGGCCGGCTGGGCGACGTCCGGCCGTGCATCGCGTGCAACGCCTGCGTGGACCTGGTCGGACGCGGCGAGCGCGCGCGGTGCGCGGTCAACCCCGAGGTGGGCCGGGAGCTGACCTGGGCGGTCAAACCGGCCGCGACGCCGCGCCGGGTGATGGTCGTCGGCTCCGGGCCGTCCGGACTGGAGGCGGCCCGGATCGCCCGGCTGCGCGGGCACCGGGTGTCGATCTGGGAGCGGGACCGCACGCTCGGCGGGAAACTCACGGTGGCCGGAGCGGCCCCGAGCAAACAGGAGGTCCTCCGCTTCCGCGACTTCCAGGCGCGTCTGCTCGTGGAGCTGGGCGTCGAGGTCCACACCTCCGCGCCGGTCTCGGCGCGCACGGTCGAACGGCACCACCCGGACGTCGTGGTCGTCGCCACCGGCGCGGAACCGCTAGTGCCGCCGATCCCCGGCATCGACGGGCCGGCCGTGCACGACGCCCAGCGTCTGCTCCTCGGCGAGGTCACGGTCGAGCCGGGCACCCGGCTGGTGGTGGTCGGGGGAAGCGCCACCGGCTGCGAGACCGCCGAGCTGATGTGCGCCCGGGGCGCCGAGGTCACGATCGTCGAGATGGCCGGGAGCATCGGCCGGGGCGTGGAGGCGATCACCCGCAGGCAGCTGGTCAAACAACTCCGCCGCGACGGCGTCCGCATCCTGACCGGCGCGGTCGTGGTCGGCTTCGAGCCCGGGCTGGTGCGGTGGCGCCCGGCAGGCGCAGGCGGCGAGGAGGAGACCCTCGACACTGATCTGGTCGCGCTGGCGATCGGGTGGCGCGCCTCCGGAACGGCGATCACCACCGAGCTGGCGCTGCTGGGCGTCGACGTCCGGGTGCTGGGTGACGCCGAGATCCCTGCGGACTTCGTGCGCGCGGTGAACGCGGGTGCCGACGCCGGGCTCACGGTATGA
- a CDS encoding ABC transporter permease has product MNRRMLALAWTTIKGRKGGFVAAFVAVLFGSAVITACGILLESSARSGVPAERYRAADVVVGAPQALPVADDVDPRFAERTTMPAGRVGEIARVPGVRAAIADVSVPVSVTPGGAPALGHGWQSTALGPFTLHAGRAPTGPNDVVLDSALADRIGTTVGASFRLAVGSHPSTYRVTGIASLPGDRLARQPALFFTDDRARRLTGQPDRVDTIGVLAAPGVQADELARAIDAAVSDVVVYTGSARSEAEFLDIGATRSFLNEVSLAFGGSMVLIIMVVVASTLALSVRQRLRELALLRAIGATPKQVLGMIRAESTVVGALGAVLGVIPGIGLSVLFRETFALVGAVPPDFALSIGPLPMLAALVLCLVGARLGGRIAARRAAGLRPVDALGEAAVEPGRLGWFRVTVGVLLVPAALAMAIWLPLTLPGEGAAESAAFSAFLLVFAVALLGPRLLGGSVTVLGPWLNRKSGVSGFLATANARANARRLAAATTPLIMGITLAAGQLFSGTITSGAAQDQAEAGLRADYVATSPSGGVSPEVADALRDVPGVSAVTPIVRTRTLATFGTQYRNYATQGVLGDRLAETMDLDVLHGDVAELRGNTVALSRIAAGTLGVGLGDTVDLRLGDGTPSTPRVVALYERGLGLGDVTLPHDVVLEHTTDRLDYAVLIGAAAGTDVEALGDALRSAVRHLPTVQVDHREAFVATQRDASAGDSAVGLILNAVLLGYLAIAVVNTFVMATTARFREFALLQLVGATRRQVRAMMRSEARIIVVAAVLLGTLAAIPSLIGTSLGLTRTLVPSIPPLVYLGIVGVATLLGWGAIMTSTRIAMRPPPVDAIGARE; this is encoded by the coding sequence GTGAACCGCCGCATGCTGGCGCTGGCCTGGACCACGATCAAGGGACGGAAGGGTGGGTTCGTCGCCGCGTTCGTCGCGGTGCTGTTCGGCTCGGCGGTGATCACGGCCTGCGGGATCCTGCTGGAGAGCAGCGCGCGCTCGGGCGTACCGGCCGAGCGTTACCGCGCCGCCGACGTCGTGGTCGGCGCTCCGCAGGCGCTACCGGTGGCCGACGACGTGGATCCCCGGTTCGCCGAACGGACCACGATGCCCGCCGGGCGGGTGGGCGAGATCGCACGAGTGCCCGGCGTCCGGGCGGCGATCGCCGACGTCAGCGTCCCGGTGAGCGTCACGCCGGGCGGCGCCCCGGCTCTCGGGCACGGCTGGCAGTCGACCGCGCTCGGCCCGTTCACCCTGCACGCGGGCCGGGCGCCGACCGGACCGAACGACGTGGTGCTGGACTCCGCGCTGGCCGACCGGATCGGCACCACCGTCGGGGCGTCGTTCCGGCTCGCGGTCGGTTCGCACCCGTCGACCTACCGGGTGACCGGCATCGCGAGCCTGCCGGGCGACCGGCTCGCCCGGCAGCCCGCGCTGTTCTTCACCGACGACCGGGCCCGAAGGCTGACCGGCCAACCGGACCGGGTCGACACGATCGGCGTGCTGGCCGCGCCCGGCGTCCAGGCCGACGAACTGGCGCGCGCCATCGACGCGGCGGTCTCCGATGTGGTCGTTTACACCGGCAGCGCCCGCAGCGAAGCCGAGTTCCTCGACATCGGCGCCACACGTTCGTTCCTCAACGAGGTGTCGCTGGCGTTCGGCGGCAGCATGGTCCTGATCATCATGGTCGTCGTGGCGAGCACGCTCGCCCTGTCCGTCCGCCAGCGGCTGCGGGAGCTGGCGCTGCTGAGGGCGATCGGCGCGACGCCGAAACAGGTGCTCGGCATGATCCGGGCCGAGAGCACGGTGGTGGGCGCGCTCGGCGCGGTGCTCGGGGTGATCCCGGGCATCGGGCTGAGCGTCCTCTTCCGCGAGACGTTCGCGCTGGTCGGTGCGGTACCGCCGGACTTCGCGCTGTCGATCGGCCCGCTGCCGATGCTCGCGGCGCTCGTGCTGTGCCTGGTCGGCGCGCGGCTGGGCGGCCGGATCGCCGCCCGGCGCGCGGCCGGGCTCCGGCCGGTGGATGCGCTCGGCGAGGCCGCGGTGGAACCCGGCCGCCTCGGGTGGTTCCGGGTGACCGTCGGCGTGCTGCTGGTTCCGGCCGCGCTCGCGATGGCGATCTGGCTGCCGCTGACGCTGCCCGGCGAAGGAGCGGCCGAGAGCGCGGCCTTCTCCGCGTTCCTCCTCGTCTTCGCCGTCGCGCTGCTGGGGCCGCGGCTGCTCGGCGGTTCGGTGACCGTGCTGGGCCCGTGGCTGAACCGCAAGTCGGGCGTCAGCGGGTTCCTCGCGACCGCGAACGCCCGCGCCAACGCGCGGCGGCTGGCCGCCGCGACCACCCCGCTGATCATGGGCATCACGCTGGCCGCCGGGCAGCTGTTCAGCGGGACGATCACGAGCGGGGCCGCTCAGGATCAAGCCGAGGCCGGGCTGCGCGCGGACTACGTCGCCACCTCCCCGTCCGGCGGCGTGTCACCGGAGGTCGCGGACGCGCTCCGGGACGTGCCCGGCGTCTCGGCGGTGACCCCGATCGTGCGCACGCGGACGCTGGCGACCTTCGGCACGCAGTACCGCAACTACGCGACCCAGGGCGTCCTCGGCGACCGGCTCGCCGAAACGATGGATCTCGACGTTCTGCACGGCGACGTCGCGGAGCTGCGGGGCAACACGGTGGCGTTGAGCCGGATCGCGGCGGGCACGCTCGGCGTCGGCCTCGGCGACACCGTCGACCTCCGGCTCGGCGACGGCACGCCGAGCACACCCCGGGTGGTGGCGCTCTACGAGCGGGGTCTCGGCCTCGGCGACGTCACGCTGCCGCACGACGTCGTCCTGGAGCACACGACCGACCGCCTCGACTACGCGGTGCTGATCGGGGCCGCCGCGGGAACCGACGTCGAGGCACTCGGCGACGCGTTACGATCCGCCGTCCGGCACCTCCCGACCGTCCAGGTCGACCACCGCGAAGCGTTCGTCGCCACCCAGCGCGACGCCTCGGCGGGCGACTCGGCGGTCGGCCTCATCCTCAACGCGGTTCTGCTCGGGTACCTCGCGATCGCCGTGGTGAACACGTTCGTGATGGCCACCACCGCGCGCTTCCGCGAGTTCGCGCTGCTCCAGCTCGTCGGCGCGACCCGTCGGCAGGTGCGCGCGATGATGCGGAGCGAGGCGCGGATCATCGTCGTCGCCGCGGTTCTGCTCGGCACGCTGGCCGCGATCCCGTCGTTGATCGGCACCAGCCTCGGGCTGACCAGGACGCTGGTGCCGTCCATCCCACCGCTCGTCTACCTGGGCATCGTCGGGGTGGCCACGCTGCTCGGCTGGGGCGCGATCATGACGTCGACCCGGATCGCGATGCGCCCACCGCCGGTCGACGCGATCGGCGCGCGCGAGTGA
- a CDS encoding cytochrome P450, translating into MPAVTDDLLALPANTDPYPLLRDLRDSDPVHWSEPHRAWLITRYDDVSAAFQNKALSSDRVRPLLAARAGRPATTTVLSLMSDWMVVSDPPAHTRLRKLAAGAFKGQRIAGMTEMITRIVDEHIDAFLTEPGPQDLIERVAYPLPAIVIATMLGAPPEDRDRFRDWSDELALVAFGTGGAARAERHERALRGLIEMQTYFGALVEQRRRDPGDDMLSALMARDGSDGLSDDELVAMCALLLFAGHETTTNSIANSVLALLRHPDHLDRLRQEPELIGPAVEELLRFDGPIKVLNRWVVSETQIQGRTIAPGQRVHLVLAAANRDPEKFTDPDVLDLGRSPNPHVAFGKGIHACIGAQLARMETRIALARVVARMPGLALAGEPQWKASLASRSLEALPVRCSP; encoded by the coding sequence ATGCCTGCCGTCACCGATGATCTGCTCGCGCTCCCGGCGAACACCGACCCGTACCCGCTGCTGCGCGACCTCCGCGACTCCGACCCCGTGCACTGGAGCGAGCCGCACCGCGCGTGGCTGATCACCCGCTACGACGACGTCTCGGCGGCGTTCCAGAACAAGGCGCTGTCCAGCGACCGGGTCCGGCCGCTGCTGGCCGCGCGCGCCGGCCGACCGGCGACGACCACCGTGCTCTCGCTGATGTCGGACTGGATGGTCGTTTCGGATCCGCCCGCCCACACCCGGCTGCGCAAGCTCGCCGCCGGAGCGTTCAAGGGCCAGCGGATCGCCGGCATGACCGAGATGATCACGCGGATCGTCGACGAGCACATCGATGCGTTCCTGACCGAGCCCGGTCCGCAGGACCTGATCGAGCGGGTCGCGTATCCGCTGCCCGCGATCGTGATCGCGACGATGCTCGGCGCCCCGCCGGAAGACCGGGACCGCTTCCGCGACTGGTCCGACGAGCTGGCGCTCGTCGCGTTCGGCACCGGCGGCGCGGCCAGGGCCGAACGGCACGAGCGGGCGCTGCGCGGCCTGATCGAGATGCAGACCTACTTCGGTGCGCTGGTCGAGCAGCGGCGCCGCGACCCGGGCGACGACATGCTGTCGGCGCTGATGGCGCGCGACGGCTCCGACGGCCTGTCCGACGACGAACTCGTCGCGATGTGCGCCCTGCTGCTGTTCGCGGGGCACGAGACGACGACGAACTCGATCGCGAACTCCGTGCTGGCGCTGCTCCGCCACCCCGACCACCTCGACCGGCTGCGGCAGGAACCGGAGCTGATCGGCCCCGCGGTCGAGGAACTCCTGCGCTTCGACGGCCCGATCAAGGTGCTGAACCGCTGGGTGGTGAGCGAAACCCAGATTCAGGGCCGGACGATCGCTCCGGGGCAGCGGGTCCATCTTGTCCTCGCCGCGGCCAACCGCGATCCGGAGAAGTTCACCGACCCGGACGTCCTGGACCTGGGCCGCAGCCCCAACCCGCACGTGGCCTTCGGAAAAGGCATCCACGCCTGCATCGGCGCGCAGCTCGCGCGGATGGAGACCCGGATCGCGCTGGCGCGCGTCGTCGCGCGGATGCCGGGACTCGCCCTGGCCGGGGAGCCGCAGTGGAAGGCGAGCCTGGCGTCCCGGTCGCTGGAGGCGCTGCCGGTGAGGTGCTCGCCGTGA
- a CDS encoding CaiB/BaiF CoA transferase family protein → MNRPLDGVTVVALEQAVAAPLATRNLADLGARVIKVERVGRGDFARDYDHVVHGTGAHFVWLNRGKESLAVDLKTDEGRRIVRRLVDRADVFVQNLAPGAAARLGLDAAELRAERPELVVVNLSGYGAGGPYEHRKAYDMLVQAEAGLVSITGTPATPVKTGIPTADIAAGMYCAQSVLAALLRRARTGEGATVDVSMLEATVEWMGYPLYTSMHTGEQPARMGLSHGAIAPYDAYPTRDGQILIGVQNDSGWRALVTGVLGVPDLADDPRFVTNLDRVRNRAECDALVAEQTARWSTVELDARLAAAGVPAAEVREMGEVLAHPQLRERDRWRTIGTEHARVPALLPPATFADVEARMGDVPALGQHTRALLLEAGLTAAEADDVLARGVAAQGRPPRSAADGSDGPGPLGPA, encoded by the coding sequence ATGAACCGACCACTGGACGGCGTGACCGTCGTCGCACTGGAGCAGGCCGTGGCCGCGCCGCTGGCCACCCGGAACCTCGCCGACCTCGGCGCCAGGGTGATCAAGGTGGAGCGGGTGGGACGGGGGGACTTCGCCCGGGACTACGACCACGTCGTCCACGGCACCGGGGCGCACTTCGTCTGGCTCAACCGCGGCAAGGAGTCGCTCGCCGTCGACCTGAAAACGGACGAGGGCCGGCGGATCGTCCGGCGTCTGGTGGACCGTGCGGACGTGTTCGTGCAGAACCTGGCGCCGGGTGCGGCCGCGCGGCTCGGTCTGGACGCCGCCGAACTCCGCGCGGAGCGTCCGGAGCTGGTCGTGGTCAACCTCTCCGGGTACGGGGCCGGCGGTCCGTACGAGCACCGCAAGGCCTACGACATGCTGGTCCAGGCCGAGGCCGGCCTGGTGTCGATCACCGGCACGCCCGCGACGCCGGTGAAGACCGGCATCCCGACCGCGGACATCGCGGCGGGGATGTACTGCGCGCAGTCGGTCCTCGCCGCGTTGCTGCGTCGCGCCAGGACCGGCGAGGGCGCCACGGTCGACGTGTCGATGCTGGAGGCGACCGTCGAGTGGATGGGCTATCCGCTGTACACGTCGATGCACACCGGGGAGCAGCCCGCACGGATGGGCCTGAGCCACGGCGCGATCGCACCCTACGACGCGTATCCGACGCGGGACGGTCAGATCCTGATCGGGGTTCAGAACGACTCCGGCTGGCGGGCGCTGGTCACCGGCGTGCTGGGAGTTCCGGACCTGGCCGACGACCCGCGTTTTGTCACGAACCTGGACCGGGTGCGGAACCGCGCGGAGTGCGACGCGCTGGTGGCGGAACAGACCGCGCGCTGGTCCACCGTCGAATTGGACGCCCGGCTGGCGGCGGCCGGTGTCCCGGCCGCGGAGGTGCGGGAGATGGGCGAGGTCCTGGCGCATCCACAACTGCGCGAGCGGGACCGCTGGCGGACGATCGGCACCGAGCACGCACGCGTTCCCGCGCTGCTGCCGCCGGCGACGTTCGCGGACGTCGAGGCCAGGATGGGCGATGTCCCGGCGCTCGGGCAGCACACCCGGGCGTTGCTGCTCGAGGCGGGGCTGACCGCGGCCGAGGCCGACGACGTGCTGGCCCGCGGCGTCGCTGCTCAGGGCCGGCCCCCGCGGTCGGCGGCGGACGGCTCGGACGGACCGGGCCCGCTCGGCCCGGCGTAG
- a CDS encoding sensor histidine kinase, translated as MARRWVRVGRSGIYLLGSLASGIATVFALPLLCVPWLARRWANRHRDRAGRLLETPLAPRPALGAPGRRASADPATPRDLLWLPVHALTGIAFGLPALLCVGNVFLATVATPLWWAFDYEDRPRLFIDVPVTGWGTALTLGPLQILLLAALAYVAFPPIARAHARICLAVLSYSTAEQLADRVEVLTRTRADVLDAHGAELRRIERDLHDGTQARLVAIAMRLAVARQALSGTPRNEEFLEELLRDAHEGAEEAMTELRDVIRTVYPPILADRGLTGALTAVTARCGVPTRLHVDDLERVPAAVEAVVYFAVAEALTNVVKHSGATEADVRVSRTGERLSAVITDNGSGGADPRQGTGLAGIRRRVLALDGTLGVDSPAGGPTTLRMELPCGW; from the coding sequence GTGGCGCGACGGTGGGTGCGGGTGGGGCGCAGCGGGATCTACCTCCTGGGGTCGCTCGCCTCGGGGATCGCCACCGTGTTCGCGCTGCCGCTGCTGTGCGTTCCGTGGCTCGCCCGGCGGTGGGCGAACCGGCACCGCGACCGCGCGGGCCGCCTGCTCGAGACGCCGCTGGCGCCACGTCCTGCCCTGGGCGCGCCGGGACGCCGGGCGTCTGCCGATCCGGCCACCCCCCGCGACCTGCTGTGGCTGCCGGTGCACGCGCTGACCGGGATAGCGTTCGGACTGCCCGCGCTGCTCTGCGTGGGCAACGTCTTCCTCGCCACGGTCGCAACGCCGCTGTGGTGGGCGTTCGACTACGAGGATCGGCCACGGCTGTTCATCGACGTCCCGGTGACCGGCTGGGGGACCGCGCTGACGCTCGGTCCGCTGCAGATCCTGCTGCTCGCCGCGCTGGCGTACGTGGCCTTCCCACCGATCGCTCGCGCGCACGCCCGGATCTGCCTGGCGGTGCTGTCGTACTCGACCGCGGAGCAACTCGCCGACCGCGTCGAAGTGTTGACCCGCACCCGCGCGGACGTCCTCGACGCCCACGGCGCGGAGCTCCGCCGGATCGAACGTGACCTGCACGACGGCACCCAGGCCCGGCTGGTGGCCATCGCGATGCGGCTGGCCGTCGCCCGGCAGGCGTTGTCCGGCACTCCCCGGAACGAGGAGTTCCTGGAAGAACTTCTCCGGGACGCCCACGAAGGAGCCGAAGAGGCGATGACCGAGTTACGCGACGTGATCCGAACCGTCTATCCGCCGATCCTCGCGGACCGGGGCCTCACCGGCGCCCTGACCGCAGTGACCGCCCGGTGCGGTGTGCCGACGCGGCTGCACGTCGATGACCTGGAACGGGTACCGGCGGCGGTCGAGGCCGTCGTCTACTTCGCGGTCGCCGAGGCGCTGACGAACGTCGTCAAACACAGCGGGGCGACCGAGGCCGACGTCCGGGTCAGCCGCACCGGTGAGCGGCTGTCGGCCGTGATCACCGACAACGGCAGCGGCGGCGCGGACCCCCGGCAGGGCACCGGCCTCGCCGGGATCCGCCGCCGGGTACTCGCGCTGGACGGCACCCTCGGCGTCGACAGCCCGGCAGGCGGGCCGACGACACTTCGGATGGAGCTGCCGTGCGGGTGGTGA
- a CDS encoding ABC transporter ATP-binding protein: MRYAVHLDSVSKEYGSGRNAVRALDAVTAGFPRGTFTAVMGPSGSGKSTFLNCAAGLDRPTSGRVVLGDTELSGRSETELTTLRRDRIGFVFQAYNLLGALTVAENVTLPLRLAEKPVDRERLASVLAAVGLADHADRRPSQLSGGQQQRVAIARALINQPDLVCADEPTGALDSRSGRQVLALLRSIVDDLGQTVLMVTHDPVAAAQADTVMFLADGRLAGAMTRPSAEQIAERMTHLGDAA; this comes from the coding sequence ATGAGATACGCGGTGCACCTGGATTCGGTGTCGAAGGAGTACGGGTCGGGGAGGAACGCGGTCCGGGCTCTCGACGCGGTGACGGCCGGATTTCCGCGCGGTACGTTCACCGCCGTCATGGGCCCGTCCGGCTCGGGCAAGAGCACGTTCCTGAACTGCGCAGCCGGGCTGGACCGGCCGACGTCGGGCCGGGTCGTGCTGGGCGACACCGAGCTGTCCGGCCGGTCGGAGACCGAGTTGACCACGCTCCGGCGGGACCGGATCGGGTTCGTCTTCCAGGCGTACAACCTGCTGGGGGCGCTGACCGTGGCCGAGAACGTCACGCTGCCGCTCCGGCTGGCCGAGAAGCCGGTCGACCGCGAGCGGCTGGCGAGCGTGCTCGCCGCGGTCGGGCTCGCCGACCATGCCGATCGACGCCCGAGCCAGCTCTCCGGGGGCCAGCAGCAGCGGGTGGCGATCGCCAGGGCGCTGATCAACCAGCCCGACCTGGTGTGCGCCGACGAACCGACGGGCGCACTGGACAGCCGCAGCGGCCGGCAGGTCCTGGCGCTGCTCAGGTCCATCGTCGACGACCTGGGACAGACCGTGCTGATGGTCACGCACGATCCGGTCGCGGCCGCGCAGGCCGACACCGTGATGTTCCTCGCGGACGGCCGGCTGGCCGGCGCGATGACCCGGCCGTCCGCCGAGCAGATCGCCGAGCGCATGACGCACCTCGGGGACGCTGCGTGA
- a CDS encoding TetR/AcrR family transcriptional regulator: MPQPAGRAQRRGGGSRKPREERWAELFAVATDIFHEKGYEGASLQDIADRLGMLKGSLYYYIHSKEDLLFEVINEVHRQGLENIVALASQPGDPLQKLRNVIVGHIEHMCRHLTGTTVFLHEMESLPPERQAEILGGEHAYRSVFLDLVSKAKADGLVRDDIDPKLASLAILGSVNWVYRWFRPGGEFTPRHIGEQFADLILRGLVAD; this comes from the coding sequence GTGCCGCAGCCGGCAGGCCGAGCACAGCGTCGGGGAGGCGGCTCGCGCAAACCTCGCGAGGAGCGGTGGGCGGAGCTGTTCGCGGTCGCCACCGACATCTTCCACGAGAAGGGGTACGAGGGAGCGTCGCTTCAGGACATCGCCGACCGGCTCGGGATGCTGAAGGGCAGCCTGTACTACTACATCCACTCGAAGGAAGATCTTCTCTTCGAGGTCATCAACGAGGTGCACCGGCAGGGCCTGGAGAACATCGTCGCGCTGGCGAGCCAGCCCGGCGATCCGCTGCAGAAGCTCCGCAACGTCATCGTCGGGCACATCGAGCACATGTGCCGCCACCTGACCGGCACCACCGTGTTCCTGCACGAGATGGAGTCGTTGCCGCCGGAACGGCAGGCCGAGATCCTCGGCGGCGAGCACGCCTACCGCTCGGTCTTCCTCGACCTGGTCAGCAAGGCCAAGGCCGACGGCTTGGTGCGCGACGACATCGACCCCAAGCTGGCCAGCCTGGCCATTCTCGGCTCGGTGAACTGGGTCTACCGCTGGTTCCGGCCCGGCGGGGAGTTCACCCCCCGGCACATCGGCGAACAGTTCGCCGACCTGATTCTCCGCGGCCTCGTGGCGGACTAG
- a CDS encoding ferredoxin, which produces MRVGLVPGVCEGHAQCYVVDPDLFPLDDDGYSGVGPDRPVPPGEEATAELGVSACPVRALQVLP; this is translated from the coding sequence GTGAGGGTCGGTCTGGTGCCCGGCGTGTGCGAGGGGCACGCCCAGTGTTACGTCGTCGACCCCGACCTCTTCCCGCTCGACGACGACGGCTACTCGGGCGTGGGCCCGGACCGGCCGGTGCCGCCGGGGGAGGAGGCCACCGCCGAACTCGGCGTCAGCGCCTGCCCGGTCCGGGCCCTCCAGGTGCTGCCGTGA
- a CDS encoding response regulator, with translation MRVVIVEDNVLLSTGLEMLLKHVGFEVAALAGDAEGFLTAVRDHRPDVTIVDVRLPPSFRDEGIRAALQARREHPGLPVLVLSQYVEQQYAAELLSTAGGGVGYLLKDRVSRVDEFVDALRRVAAGGTAMDPEVIAQLVQRAGDPIAALTPREREVLALMAQGHDNQTIAGQLVITDNAVHKHIGNIFAKLGLAVTDSGHRRVLAVLAYLNGAGPPNAR, from the coding sequence GTGCGGGTGGTGATCGTCGAGGACAACGTGTTGTTGTCCACCGGCCTGGAGATGTTGCTCAAGCACGTGGGATTCGAGGTCGCCGCCCTCGCCGGTGACGCGGAGGGCTTCCTCACCGCCGTGCGGGACCACCGGCCCGACGTCACGATCGTCGACGTCCGGCTGCCGCCGTCCTTTCGCGACGAGGGCATCCGGGCCGCGCTGCAGGCCCGGCGCGAGCACCCCGGCCTGCCGGTGCTGGTGCTGTCGCAGTACGTCGAGCAGCAGTACGCCGCCGAACTGCTCTCCACCGCCGGCGGCGGCGTCGGCTACCTCCTGAAGGACCGCGTCAGCCGGGTGGACGAGTTCGTCGACGCGTTGCGCCGCGTCGCCGCGGGTGGCACCGCGATGGACCCCGAGGTCATCGCGCAGCTCGTCCAACGCGCAGGCGACCCGATCGCCGCGCTGACCCCGCGTGAACGTGAGGTGCTCGCGTTGATGGCGCAGGGGCACGACAACCAGACGATCGCCGGCCAGCTCGTGATCACCGACAACGCGGTGCACAAGCACATCGGCAACATCTTCGCCAAGCTCGGCCTCGCGGTGACCGACAGCGGTCACCGCCGGGTGCTCGCCGTGCTCGCCTACCTCAACGGCGCGGGCCCGCCCAACGCCCGCTGA